A region of Chlamydia crocodili DNA encodes the following proteins:
- a CDS encoding DUF1389 domain-containing protein, with product MLFSTHPEKFGFECLQIACGEVDLLDLEDLLPIHCPFYLIQLGPREFPELEELDPPIYSLSRLSLSDSLDTVFHLSTYGCLRNLFSK from the coding sequence ATTTTATTTTCGACCCATCCGGAGAAGTTCGGCTTTGAGTGTTTACAAATAGCTTGTGGGGAAGTTGATCTTCTAGATTTAGAAGATCTTTTACCTATACATTGTCCTTTTTATTTAATCCAATTAGGTCCTAGGGAATTTCCTGAGTTAGAGGAGTTAGATCCGCCAATTTATTCGCTAAGCCGTTTAAGTTTGTCAGATAGTTTGGATACCGTATTCCATCTCTCTACGTATGGATGTTTGCGCAATCTATTCTCAAAATGA